The stretch of DNA GCTCAGTCACAGCAGCCTGCCGAAGCCGTGGGATGACATTTGCCTCGTTGCAAGAATTTCCGACCTGAACTAATTTAAATCAACAGTGAAACGCCTCCGGCAGCATCAGCAGCCCCACACCCGGCCCGGCCAGCGGCTCCGGTCACACCGTGcgggctcagccctgccaggcGGGGTCACGGAATCGTAGGATGGGctgggtttgaagggaccttaaagaacaTCTTGTTCCacacccctgccacgggcacGGACACCTTGCACTATCCCAAGTTGCTCTAAGCCACATCCAAACTGGCCTCGAACAATgcagagatggggcagccacagcttctctgggcaacctgtgccagggcctcatcatcctcacagtaaaatttttcttaaaataattctaataaagaattttttttcctaatatctaatctaagccattctcccttgttcTGGCACAACACGCGCGTGTAAAGTCTTGTCCCATCCTTCCTGTAAattcccttcaggtactgggaAGCCGTAACTAGGTCACCcgaagccttctcttcttcaggctgaacactCCCAATTCGGAGTTCAGCGGGGCCGCGAGAAATACTCGGTTAAACCCAGCCGCTTCGTACCCAACACAAACAGAACTCAGCCCGCCTCCGCGCAGGCCCGTCCCACGACCGCCACCCTCACGCCCTGAGCGCTCTTCCCACGGAAATAGGAACGGCAGCGGAACTGGAAGTGTCCCGGGGATCCGGCGGAAGCGGTCGTTGTCCCGGGAgacgcggcggcggcggccggggccgCGGGTGAGGATGCGGCGGCTGCTGTTGGCGCTGGCCTGGCTCGGTGCGACCCTTCCCGCAGGTGCGGCCGGGGGGGCTCCGGGTGCGCGGTCGCGGAGCGGGCGGGGCGCGGAGCTGACACCTCCTTCGGTCCCCGCAGGGGCGGCGGAGCGGAGCGCAGGCGGCCCCGAGCCGGTGCGGTACCGCACGGCCGAGATGGCGGACGCGATGCTGGGCAGCGGGGCCCTGGCCGAGCAGCCCGTGGTGCTGTCGGCGGTGCCGGCCGAGGCGAGCGGCGGCCCGGCGGGGGCTTGCGATGGGGCGGCCGCGGGCGATGCGCGCGGGCCGGCGGGGAGCGGCCCCGCGGCCTCCCAGGCCCGGGAGCAGCCCGTGCTGGAGCCCGTGCTGCCCGCGCCCGCTGAGGAGCAGAACGGCACCGACAGCGCCAAGGCTCCCAAAGTGAACTGCGAGGAGAGGAACACGACGAGCGTCGACCGCTTCACGCTGCAGATCCTGAACGTGTCCCAGGTACGCGGCTGGGCCGCTCACTGCCCGATGTTGGTGTGAACGCGTGAGGGTGCCCAGTCAGCCTGTTGCTTTCTGACTGAGTGAATTTTCTTGTGTAACGTCCTCGGTTCTACCGAAGAAAATATAGGACAAAGGAGGCTTTTTGGGCCATTCTGAGCAGGAAGAAAACGGAGTTACAGCTTGCTTCATGTGCCTCTGTTTATTATCTGTGTGCCTGCAGGGTACTGCCAGCTTTCCTGCTCTTTGCACTGGTCTTTCTCTTGGAAATTGTTAATGATCGTTAGTGCCAGCTCATTTCTTGTAACAGttatgtgtatgtatatttttaagTAATAAACTTCTAAAACAACCTTTTAGAAAGGATTATAAACAATTCTCTACCTGTTTTAAAAGGTGCTGCTGCTTGATCATTATATTGCCAAGTATCTAATATTGATTGCTGAATGCTGCATCCCTACACAGAATTTAACTCTGTTAAATATGTCACTGTCCGTGTTTGTTCTCATGCTTTCTCCAAGGACCTGATGGAGTTCCTGAACCCAAATAGCAGTGACTGTACATTGGTCCTGTTCTACACACCGTGGTGCCGCTTTTCTGCCAGTCTGGCACCTCATTTTAACTCTTTGCCCCGAGCATTTCCAACTCTTCGCTTCCTGGCACTGGAcgcatcccagcacagcaggtaACTCACGCTCCCTGTGCTCTAGCTGCAGTTTATTTCTGTTACCTTTGAGTTTTAAGAATGGGAgtggctttatttatttattttatttttacaattttatttagTGAAACTGACACTTTTGGTATTGTGACTGTATTTCTTCCCCCAGATGATGTCATTTCCTtcatgctttgttttttctttatgtagTTTATCAACTAGATTTGGAACTGTGGCTGTACCAAATATCCTCCTTTTCCAAGGTGCTAAACCTATGGCTAGATTTAATCATACAGACAGAACGCTGGAAACCCTGAAAGACTTCATCTTTAACCAGACAGGTGTGTAAATCAGCCCTGGTTTGTCAGTGGGACAAACAGTGGAACAGGCTGGCTTCAAGGTTCAAATTTGGCtttcctgtccctgtgtgtgttcTTTAAAATCAATGTCATAAAGACCCTGAGAGGACCCAGCAGAGGTTCATTTAATCAATTGTTGCCGTGAGCTGGATTTCAGCCTGTGCTGAGAGCAGAAACTCAGCTCTTTGGGCTGCTGTCACAGAAGAGGGGGAACAGTGGGTAGCTAGAGAGGGTGCCAGAAGGATGGAGCATATCTTCCTGCCCAAAGATTTAATTgagaatgaaataaattaaactcTCTTTGCCACCCAGCTAGCTCTCTTCTAATCCACTCTGAAGTGCTGTGTGGATCTGCATTTCCAGAAGTGCACAAAAATGGGATTCCTGAAAAGACTCTAAATTAAATTTCCATGCGTTGAAAAACCCCCACAACTTAGCCAAGGCTGTACTGTGGGAGGACAGGATAGACCTTCTCCTGTTATGCAAATACACATAAAAATCACTAAGTTTTTATATAAGTAAGTCAGGTGTATGCGTTATATAAGTAAATGGGTATATGTTGATGTACAAAGGCCATCTCACCAAAATTTTAAGCCTACCTGTCTTTGAGCCTTAGTCTGAGAGCAGGAACAAAGCTCCAGATAGAACTAGCTTCTCAATTTAGTGATTACGAtgctgtgctttgttttttagGGATAGAAGCTAAAAGTGATGTGGCTGTGACAGAGGAAGACTGGGAAGGGCCCTTGCCAAGTGTTCTGACGAAGGGCATAGACTGGCTGCTCCTGTTCTCTGTGCTCTTCCTGGCTGGCTTTGTCATGTATGCCACCGTTCGAACCGAAAGCATTCGGTGGCTCATCCCGGGACAAGAGCATGAACATCAGGAATAACCTCAGGTGTTCCAACAGGGACAAAAATTTCCACTTATTGGTAAAGTGGGAATTTCTATGGAATAAGAATGAACTGTTGAATTTGTTGGCTGTATTTATAATAATGACTAAAAATTGGCTTTATTTATCAACTGCTGCATCTGTAACAAGCACATTTGTGGTGATTACAGTGGTAAGTAAACAAGTATGAAAAAACATGAACTAAAGTTTTTATTAAGCTGCTCTGATTGACTTCTTAATGGAATTTGATGTAATTAGTAGTACAGTTCTAATATGTAGATCAGGGAAGATTTTTACAGCACATGGGTCTGTACGTGCTGTGTACGTGCTTGCATGGCACTGCAAGGAAAGCACTAGTGAGGGGAGGTGCTGGTACATTAGTTTCACTGTCCATAAAATGAATTACGAAGATGTTTTGAATGATTTTTCACTCCCATGGAGGTTCCCACCTCTGGCACTGGAGTTCAGTGCTGGTTTTCTCATTCTCTTTGCTCTGAGTTTTGACTTATTAGCAATTTTTTATGAGATTTAGAGGCACTTCCCAAGCTCACCTCActatttctgtgtgtgtatgtaacTTATTTACCACATTTCTCTTGGATGAAATTGTATTAATTGtcctttacaaaaaaataaataaggttTTCAGTGTAACCTTTCAAGTCGCTTTCTTTCAGAAGTAAAACCATGCAATTTCTGAACTACAGCTCACCTGCCTAAATTAGCAAGACCAGTCttgatatttatttaaatttctagTACCATGTTTGCTAGCTCCACACTCTCCACTTGAGGCTACATAAACAATTAATGGCTTTTTCTAGTTATAATTAGTATGGAGGGTTTTGGATAAGGTATGCACTGGCATGTTGTCTGGGGTTTGAGTTATGTGACTGAATAGCATTTATAATGGTGGAGGCTTGCCAGAGTGATAAGGTGcttcagaaagcaaattaaactAAGGTAAAACAGTTTTAAGACTTATTGTTTGACAGATAGCTCATATCCCTGCAACGTAATTCTCCACATATTTCCCTGCTGGCTCTCTATTTTCTTCTGGAAACCAGAGGTCGTGTATATCTGTGTCCAAAAAGGAAACTACATTGGTACAACTTTGGTGTGACTGAAGATAAAGCTAGGATGGACGTTATTAATAAAGACAGTGAATGATAAATTCCAGCATTCTTGCCTCTGCCATCCAGTTTGAGAGGCCCAGGGCTGGATTATCCGTGGTGCTCATGTCTGCACTGCTAAAGAAACAGGAACGTGTTTACAAACAGAACAGGGCTGTTTCAGTGCTGTCCTATGGAGTGGAAATGTCACCTGCCTGCTCACTGCGTGACGGATTCCACCTGCGGCCGTAGCCGGCAGCTCCGCTCGGCCGTTCTCTTCCCGGGTAGGTCACACATCATGGAACTTTCAAGGTTAGAAGAGACCTTTTAGTCGGTCCATCCAACCCTCCACCAGCACCGCCACTGTAACCCCTAAAGCACATCACCCAGCGCCAGGTCCGGGCGCCTCTCAGACCCCTCCAGCGGTGGTGACTGCagcacctccctgagcagcGGGTCCAGGGCCTGGCCACCCCGgcagtgaaaaggtttttctTAATATCTGATCTGACTCCTCCAGTCTCGGCTTCAGCCGAGTTCTGGTCCTCTCACTGCAGGCTCGGCAGAAGATATCGGTCCCTCCCCGCTCCAACCTCCCTGCAGGGAGTTGCAAAGAGCGTTGCTGTGCCTGCTGAGCCTCCTCGTTCCTGACCGGTGTCCGCGGAAGCGGGTCACCCTCACTCTCCCGCTCCGTCCGCCCCCGCTGCCGGCGCGCTCGGAGCTCCCGGTTCCGCCGCGGGCTGCGGCTCCTCCCGCGGGCGCGCggggcgggcccggcccggccggggGCGGAGGGGCCATGCCGGGCGGCGGCGCTGGGCTGCGGCGGGCGCTGCTGGGAGtgcggcgggcggcgggcggcgccgGGAGTGCCCCGGCCATGGTGAGGGGGACGGGGGAGCGCGCTGGGCCGGGGCGGGCCGCGGGATGGAGGGGCCCCACGCGGACGGGCCGCGGGCTCGGGTCAGCCCCCGGCCCTGTTCCCTAGGAActgagggaattgggattgCTCAGACTGCGGAAGCCTCCGGGGAGACCTGGTTGCCGCCGTTAAGTACGGGAAGGGGCgtggggagagctggagaggattTTGGGCAAGGGCCTGCAGGGGAAGGgtaagggggaatggcttcacgCTGATAGAAGGTTAGATGGGATAtcgggaagaaattcttccccgTGGGAGcggtgaggccctggcactggctgcccagagaagccgtggctgccccatccctggaagtgttcgtCCAGGCTGGGTGGGGTGTGGAACGACCTGGTCGAGTGGAACGTGCCCCTGCCTAttgcagggggtggaacaagatgggcTTTAGGATCCCTTCCGACCCAGATCATTCTAAGATTCTCCCTGTGTTCCCCTGTCATCCCATCTCGCggctgattattttattttacacaaaACTAATAATGAACAGCACGTGCAGGGTTCGACCCTCGCCCCTCAGGCATGAGAATTagttctaatttttttattattttttttttaaattacttttgccGAAGCTTCCTCTAAACAAACATTATCGATCACCTGGTCAACCCCCCCACCCAAGAGCTGCTGGGCCCTGAGTGTGGGTCAAGGGCAACACCTGGGATGCTCAGTCAGCATTGGCACCCAGTGCCCCTTCTGCTTCCCTGAGGATCTGGCCATGTCCATGATGAGCTGCTGAGGGCTGTGATTGAGGAAACACAATTGGAATATCCCACTTTATCTGTTTGCGTTCTGCTACTTTTCTGAACCTCATGATATGTCAAGGGGCTGACTCAGGATGTGGCCTCCACAATGCAAAATGTGCTCAGTGTTCACCAGGGCCTGCATCAAACGTGGTCTCTGTATTGTATTAAAAACCCTGTGATCGAATTTCAACTCACAGCATTGTCTTGTCGATGACCAGGTGTCAGAAGGGCACTGCAGTGTCTCCAGACCTGGCACAGGACATCTCTCTGCCAGCTGGAGGAATGGACTTTGTGTTGTGTCCTGGTCACAGTCCTGGACTTTGctatctcaaaaaaaaaaaccacccaccCTCATGATTTTTTATGCATTTGTAGACTAATTCCATCTtgtgccagaaaaaaaatagtacatTTCAAGACAGCCTTTAGCTGTGGTGATTTTTGTATATTCTGGAAATAAAACTAAGACTGTAAGAAATTTATGCCTATGAATGCAGTTATAACaatgaaaaatctgaaatttgtgTTGTTGCAAGCCCAGTGTTGTGTTTGAAGTGTAAAGAGCCTAAATTAGTTAAGTTTGGACCTGTGAAACCCATCTCTTGTTACATCTCTGTATCTGCCTAAACACAAATAGCAGCACTATTGCTGTTAGATTGATTTACTCCATTTGGGGCTTGTTATCCTATGTTATTGGTGAAAATGTTGCTCCTTGGCCCTTGTGCAGCTTAAGGCCTTGCTCAGGTCACATTAATTGCATTAATTCCTGCTCTGCTCGGCCTCTCAGCCCCAtctggtggcactggggctcctgctggagcacaggcTGGCAAAGGTGAAAACTcctgagctgctgagctggcgGTGGGTCCTCGCGGGCCTCCCACATCTGAGTGAACCTCTGGAGCAAAACTGCCTTTCTGAAGAATCTCAAAAACCTGAGCCAGCTGCTAAAATAAAGACTAAACCAATCTGCATGTAGCTGTACTGGGGAGAAAGGTTCTTCCCACTAAAGCATTGCATTTATTATGAGAGTCTGAGacagaatttcaaaatatgtCTGAGGAAGGGCTCATGCTCTTAGTTCCTGCTTTTAGAAAAGGCATCAAACCTCTTCCAAAGGCCCCACAGAATGTTCATCTGTGTctggctctgtccctgtgtATGGTTCAGCCCCTGATTCAGATATTTAAGCAGAGTGTTAAACTGTCATGTCTGTGTTCCCAGTGGCATCAGGAGGGCTCCTGTCACTTTAAGTAAGCCATACTTAAATGCTGGGCTTTGCAGAATCTAGTGCTTTTACCAGTAGCTTCAAACTTTTTGAAATTGTGTTTGTATTgtcattttttccctctgatcTAGTTACAAAGCTCTTTGTTCCTTGTAGAACTCCACAGTGTGTGCTGTCTAAAAATTCCATTCCCACTTTCTTAAAATAGTAAAATACAATGTAGGTAGAGTGCAATCTCctgtttctcttctctctttttaagTAGGTATTTCCTAATATCTTTTAGCCTTGTAATTGTACATTTAGCAAACAATGTAAATCATCCTTTACTTACCAGAAAGAATGGGAGATTTGAAATTAAGTGTGATGGCAAGGCATCTGGATAATTCACATGACCAAGGGTACGGGTATGCTGGTGTCCATCTTCATTCCTGGGAAGGAGTCTGTTTTTCACTAATTTTGTACAAAAAGCACTTGGCCAAAATTACCTGCCCAAACGGAAATGGTAGGCCTTGGCTGGTTTAGGTTAAACTGGTCTGTGAAATTATAAGCAGTAAGAAACTGCTCAGTGAATTTTCCACGTCCTCACCTTTGCACAATACATAACCACAATTTAATGTGGTTTTCTTACTGTTGTACAAAAGAGAACCTCAGCCTCACTTACACCATGCcatcattttttcccctcaatagTCCTCCCAGTCTCACTGGTTGACAACAGAGGAAAGGAATCAAGTTTTACTGGATCTCAAAGCTTCAGGCTGGTCTGAGCTGGGAGAAAGAGATGCCATCTACAAGGAGTTcaatttcaaaaattttaatCAGGTAATGACTGTTATATGGCACTTTTAATATAAAGGAAATGTAATTGCTTTAATTTCCATACAATCCTGATGGGAAAACATTTATATTCAGAAGTTTGGGAGTATCCTGATGGGGCCAAATCCTCTTGGATTTGCCCTGATGAATTGCTCTCAGATTCTGATCTCACTAGGTGGAGTAAATTAATTCCATGTTGTAGCTGATAAGTAGATTTGTTCTAACATTACGGTTTCTTGATTATAATATTCAGGTCAGGGTCAAGGTTGGTATTGTGGAATCAGACAAAACAGTATTTGATCctgatttgttttttcattaCTAGCACTCATAAATAAATGCTGGAAATACATAACTGATGGGCAGTAGGGATCATTTTGGGCAGGGAAATACATgagaaaaatgtgtaaatataaGAAAGAACAGAAGCTTTTGGCAAGCAAGGTAGGGAAAATGGGAACGTTTCGGCTtctaaacaggaaaacaaagttgTACCATATCCTTGATTGAGTTGTAATAGCTGATCTTGCAGTGTCTTTGGCACACAGAGTGCACAGAGTGCTGGTTTCTATTTACCTCATTGGGATTTTGTTTGGAAACAGGTTCCAGAGCCACATCTCACACTCAAGAACTTGTTTCGGACATCACTTACAAACTTGCtttagaaatacagaatttgtCCTGAGATCCCTGTTCAGCTGCATTCCACTGAAAATTCCCTTCTGAGGAATCATGACATTGCTTAGAAAAATGTTCCCATAGCAtgcatttcctttctgttttatttctgaggGAAAGGTGTGCTCTTTCTTGGGAGGGAAAGAATTTCCAAGGCTTTGTTGGGATGGTGAGTCTCACCAAGCTGGTTCTGTCCCTCACTGTGGTGGGGCATGGCAAGCTCCAGGTTGGCgatgctgtgtgtgtgtgtggagacCAGGACCTGTGCTGTGAGCTGTTTATTTATGTGGCTGTTCCTAAATCTGGGACAAGATGTTTTAGGAAGCCACAGTGAGCTGGATAAATACCAAATTGTAGTTCTGGCcctttttttcactgtttcagtAGTTGTCATAGTAAGGAGAGCCCAGGCAATAGAGAGAAGCTGGGTGAGGtgagctgggagaaagcaacAGAGAAAGCAACTGTGGAAAAATCCAGCTCATTAGCAGGACAGTGCTGGTCTGGGAGCATGTCCAGAGCCCTGAGTACATTTTTAACCTGGATGTTAATACAGAGCAAATAGAGCCAAGTCAGTTCAGAGGGCAGTGAAGGGGAGAAGCCCATGAGAGGGAGCTCACAGGAAGCCTTGGTGAGATGTGCAGGCAGCTGCGGGCTGGAGCAACCAGGAATGAGGCGGGATAGAAGTGACCCTTGGAAGAGTTGAGATTTTCTGACTTTGAATATTCATGAAATGGCATCTCTGCATGGTTATGGTCAAAGTCTTTGTTGGTTCAACACAACTAGAAATGAAATTGCTTccacaattaattaaaaatttattttgcccACTGTAAATAAGTAACTTGAGTTTGATCAGATGGATTTACAGTCCCTGTCTGCTAACAGACAGGTGAGGAGAAAATCAGTGTCCTGCACCAGCAGCTATCTGGAAAACACATTGCTCTGACAAAAATTTACAAGGTTCTGGGGCTTTTTGACAGTGTAGATTTATCATAGAGCATAGGTAGATATCCATATGCCTTCCTGATTTGAAGGTAGATGGAGCACATACTAGTGTAGGGAGTATATGTAAATTAGCTTATTGGTAAATAATGAACTGTGTGTTTACACATACATATGCCACTTGAATTGTTTGGgagata from Cinclus cinclus chromosome 14, bCinCin1.1, whole genome shotgun sequence encodes:
- the TXNDC15 gene encoding thioredoxin domain-containing protein 15; the encoded protein is MRRLLLALAWLGATLPAGAAERSAGGPEPVRYRTAEMADAMLGSGALAEQPVVLSAVPAEASGGPAGACDGAAAGDARGPAGSGPAASQAREQPVLEPVLPAPAEEQNGTDSAKAPKVNCEERNTTSVDRFTLQILNVSQDLMEFLNPNSSDCTLVLFYTPWCRFSASLAPHFNSLPRAFPTLRFLALDASQHSSLSTRFGTVAVPNILLFQGAKPMARFNHTDRTLETLKDFIFNQTGIEAKSDVAVTEEDWEGPLPSVLTKGIDWLLLFSVLFLAGFVMYATVRTESIRWLIPGQEHEHQE